The DNA segment AATGCTTTCCAGCTGACTGTACACCTGAATACTCCTCCCTTGTTCTCAGAGCGGAGCAGCTGTCCAGCGTGCAGTACACCCTCCCTAAAACCCCAGGAGGTGACAGAGCAGACTTCTGGAGGTTCAGAGGTCTGCGGAGCTCGAAGAGGAATTTGCGGAAAAGCAGGGAGGACCTGTCGGCCCAGCCGGTTCAGACCAAGTTCCCTGCCTACGAGAGGGTGGTGCTGAGGGAAGGTGAGAGTACAGAGGCCAGTGCAGCTGCAGCGATAAAGTGGAGACTCCCTGATATCTTTCAGATGCTTTGAATACAtcgtgtcagtgtgtgtattgATTCAGTGATGAAGTTTTACCTCTCATGGACTAATCCCCACGATGTCCTCACTCAGCTGGGTTCTTGAGGCCTGTGGTCATCTTCGGGCCAATAGCAGACGTAGCAAGAGAGAAACTGGCCAGGGAGGAGCCAGACGTCTTCGAACTAGCAAGTAGGTGatccatacatttttttttctttgcggtattttgtgtctttgtctgGAATTGCAGAACTAAGTGTTCTCATCGCACATCGTTACAGAGACATTTCGACTCGAGCGCCACTGAAGTAATACGTATTTGAAACACCTTTAAAATTCCTCCAGTTAatatttcattcaattcaaGAACTGTAGTTTTACCTGATGACCTTCAGCCTGCCTTcgccttccacacacacacattcccttCGTTTATAGtgactttcttcctctttctcactTTATCTTTCACTCCTCCAGTCTTGAGGCAGAGCTGAACACGCATTTTAATTTAGCTCCTTATCTGCCTCCTCTTACCCCTTGAGACTACTCAGCTCTGTAATGCAGGTTTTTAATTTTAACACTTGGTATCAAATTCCAATTACTTGAAGTGCGTTGCCCCACATCCCAGTGTAGCCAAACACATTCatcacacccccacacacagtgtttcctttcattgatgtttatttgcacaactCCAGTGATGTTTGTGtaactgtattttcttttcagaaacacaacaaccacAAGGAGGGGAAAGTATGTCTCTTAGTGCATcaaattttctttgttttcatttggttcAGTGAATGGCAGATACTCTTTGAACCGGTGTGTGGTGGCTAGCTCCCTACTCTAGATGTGACAACAGCAGCCATTGATTGCCTGGTTAATGCATATCGGGGAATAGCacttaatttaattttctttagtCATGATATTTGGCAGCGACTCTCTCGTCAATGCATTTCAGCAATAAAACCTTGGAAACTGGAGACTCGAGACTAAAGAAAACCAATATCGTACTGACACACAGCAAGCCCTTCACAAGTGTTCAGAGGAACTGGAGACGGCTGTTTGTGGGCGAGAAACAGTCATTCTTACAATTACACTTTGTTGTAAacaaaattaatgtttttacaTTGAAAGAAGTATCTGATGCATTAGTTttgagctgatttttttttataattgagACCAACGTTGCTCAACAGGCAACATCTCTCAGATTGAATTCAAATGGAATCAAAACTTTTGACTGTCCAACGCCTGAAGTCTCTGTGAAGCTGTACGTCAGTCTGATATCTTCTTGTTCCTCGTTCTGAAAGTGATACACCAATGTCCGTGTATACACCATGGAAACCTGCTTCTCCGCATGCTGGAATAATGTTGTAATTGAATTCAGTGGTATTCCCCTCCTAAATGCTGGATTCATGTTATAAAATGACAACAGCTAGGCTGCATGACGCGCCACTCATTTTAACAAGGAGCTGAAACCCAGATACGTTGTAGGTTCTTATTCGAATGTTACAACACCTGACATGAACAGAAAATCTACAAAAGGAAATGTTGCAGTCACATTTTTCagaatatttcaactttttaaaaattgattttctgGCAATTGGCTCATCATGCAGGTTAAAGAGGAAAGAACAGCAGATGAGACATTACAGGAAAGCTTAATTTCAAATCATCAGACTAGTTTTAATGTGAAAGCTGTGCTATGCTGAGGAGGTGTGCTAAAGCAAAAACCTGCGTGCCAAATAATACCGGTAATGTAAAACTGGGTTCAAGTAAATGCAGAACTAAAAGATGGTGGAAAGTGGGATCGCAGTGTCAGATCTGATCCAAAGCTGTCATTGttatgtttgtctgttttacatttttattacgACTTGCAGAATTTGTCCTCaaaatggggagaaaaaaaaatcagtaaatcTTTGCTTTAATTCTGTCTTTGTTAAACTTTGCTGCATATGCTTGAACCTGTGCATGCATGGCTGTATTTATTTGCAATAAAACTAAGAACCTATTAGCTAGTTATGAACAATATTTGCAGACGATAGAGCCTATTAGCTACAAAGCCTGGCCCCTCATGTGTTTGAGTCCTTACTGTACTGAACATCGTTGTGAGAAGACTGCCCTCTTTTGAACCTTGTGTTTCTTGTCAGGAAACCATTGCTTATCTTTGTTTGAATCATAAGCCCCTCTTCACATCCTTGCTTAAATCCCCAAGGCTTACAATGACACTGTAGTTTCATTAATCCCAAATGACCCTCCTGCTCTTGTATGTGCATATTTATTGTCAATGTTGCTCACATAACACGTTTCCTGcaccatatttttttttttactgctggatgcactttgcacacacacattcatgatGCACCGAATTTTATTCCCTGAACCTGCCCAAAATACCTAATGACTGTTGCATGAATTGGCTGCTGTCctcatttttgtatttattatctagcagttttttttctttctttctttattcaccATTAACGTACACTTGCCTTCTCCTATATGAAGATTACTGTTCTTAATTTAACCGATCTATTTATAGGAGTTGACAACTGCACGCTACAAAGGATGTCTAATTAGGGCACAGCCTGGATTTATTGTTGTTGGTCTCTCGTTGTGGTGCGACGCTGTAACCGTCCATTTGTCTTTTGTAGAGAGTGAACCCAGGGACGCTGGAACCGACCAGAAAAGCTCTGGGATCATTCGGCTGCACACCATCAAACAGATCATCGACCGAGTGAGTGCCACTAAATATTCATACGTTATGTTACAACACATGGATTCGGACAGCCTTTGATGGATCTGTTTTGGTAATAAAATGATGTTGAGGAGTCACAAACTGCACAGCTCACTGCTGCCATCTGGTGTATTGCACGccttaatttaatttttttttttttttttgtggtaaaatacaaaacaaaagaagctgaCCACTACATCAGATGCACATTGTAGATGAAAATATAGTTTATCGGTTACATTTGAAGGCCTGTCGTTACCTTGTGGAAATTCCCTTCTTTTTATGACACATATTGTAaatgtttctcctctgtgttACGTAACTGAAGGACAAGCATGCAGTGCTGGACATTACCCCCAATGCCGTGGACCGTCTGAACTACGCCCAGTGGTATCCCATCGTGGTGTTTCTCAATCCGGACACCAAGCAGGGCGTGAAGAACATGAGGACCCGCCTCTGCCCCGAGTCCAGGAAGAGTGCCAggaagctttatgagcgagccCTCAAATTACGGAAGAACAACCACCACCTCTTCACCAGTGAGTCCAGCCGAGGAGGGAGAGCGATACGTTATCTGCATGGAGTGGGAGACATTTCACAGTGGGGGCAAGGACACTTTCCACACACCGTTGACAGCCGAGTGCTGCGGCGTCGGAGGCTGTCACGGCACCGCACTTGTTTTGCGGAGCTTCGTTCTGGTAAAATCCCCACAAACAGCTTGTTGTGCGCTGCCACACAAGGCTGCCCGCAGGCCTTCCTCTCAGCATGTGCGCTCCCTGTCGAGGGAAGAGCTGcagttctgctgctggaacatCTGTTGGAGACAAACTGAGAGGTCCTGCTGAAGATTTCACTCAGTTTAGTCAGTCGCTTTAAAGTAATGCAGCAGTCGAACGCCAGACACTTGCTGCACAGTTCTACTCCTCGGCCTCAAGAGTTGCAAGCAGTGTGTTTCCTAGATTCCTGTTGGTAGAGTAGCTTTCTTGAGGTGACGATGCTCTTTAATCAGTCTGTTAGGATTAACACCAGCTGCACTCCATCATCGATTCCATTAACTAAGATTAATAATGTTGTTGAGGGCATCAGCTGCtttcagaaaacaaataaaggaaaaagctAAATGAGAAATGTGGACGTTGCTCAGCAATTTACCTCCGTGGGATTCTGCCTACTGTTGTTGTGGAGCATTGCTGGTGTTGCCTTGATCCTCGTGTCTCTTTCTCTACCAGGATTCTTTTGGTTGTTGGGAGCTGTAGTTGTCAGCAGTTGTCATCATCTTCAGTGCTGAAATCTAAAATAATCTAAAGCAGTCTGTTGAACCCTGAGGACCTGTCTCACTTTCCAGCATGAATTCCTCACATTATAAGACACATACGTCATTCACGTTGATTTCTGATCTTTCATTTGAGAAGCCAGAATCGCACCATGTTTAActgcctttttatttattcatgatgATGTTCTCTCATCATTAAGCCACAATAAAACTCAGAGAGCACTGTAGTTTTTATTTTGCCTAAATAGCAGGAAAATAACTGGACCCAGGTATTTTTCTTACTCAACCATAGCTAGAAGCAAAATTCACACCAGCATTTCCAATCACAGTAATAACGTATTTAATGTAATGGattttgaaaacgatgctgaaatttttcttcctgttgaccagtgagtttgttttttgttttttgttttttttcacctttttgtgCTCAGCGACCATTAACTTGAACAGCATGAATGATGGGTGGTTTGGAGCATTGAAAGAAAGTATCCAGCAGCAACAGAACCAGCTGGTGTGGGTTTCAGAGGGCAAGgtaattaacacacacacacacacacacacacacacacacacacacacacacacacacacacacacactaatgtaTTTGCCCTTTTCACTCCCTCGTTTCGCTCACCGTCGTTCCGTCCTCAGGCCGACGGGGCGGCTGAAGATGACCTGGACATCCACGACGACCGCCTCTCCTACCTGTCGGCGCCGGGCAGCGAGTACTCCATGTACAGCACGGACAGCCGCCACACCTCCGACTACGAGGACACGGACACGGAGGGCGGAGCCTACACCGACCAGGAGCTGGACGAAACCCTGAACGACGACGTGGGCCCGCCCCCGGAGCCCGCCATCACCCGGTCCTCCGAGCCCGTCCGCGAGGACCCGCCCGTCATCCAGGAGCCTCCGGGCTACGCTGTCTATCCGCACTCAGTGCAGCCGGACCCCCTGAACCGCATCGACCCCGCCGGGTTCAAGGCGCCGGCGCCGCAGCAGGTAGCGTTTCTGAGAGCCGTACGCCTCCCCTGTTGTCTGGAGGACGTGGTGTGCGTTAGGAGGGTTTTCTGGAGGCGCTATTGAAGGCACCTTTCTTGTTTTTACAGTTATTCTCTATCTACTCTTATAAAGCCATGTGAAACTACTGTGGTCAGGTATTTATTGCAATATaaacatatataaatattataTATTCTATATCTATATTTATTTTAGCCAATTGCCTTCATGTGTTTGTGGATTGAtgtttgtgagagtgtgtttttttatttttgaaatggaGAATTACTTGAATCAGTTTCACTGTTCACACTTATACTCTGTATTACCACAAAGCTGTCTTATCAGTGTGCCTGTTGCTAATATTACTGGGTGAAACtctgttgtgtgtgcgtgtaccaCTAATCACCTATGTGCACTTCCTCGTTTGTATTACCTAAGATTGGGACTGTGACGCTACAACACCACAAAGTATTATGTGCATGTTGAAAATGCCAGTGTTAATCCAGTGTACCTGTGAAATGTACTCACCAATACCCGATTGGCAGTTGTGGTATCCAGTTCTCAGCGTTTGTCGTCTCCCGTGTGTTCATGAACTCGAGAGGAGTTCCAGAGCAACTTACTGTATTGTAACCATAGAATTAAATCAAGTTAGTACTCTCTAACCACGAAAACTTGTCTTGCTGCTAATTCCTAGCTCTCACATGCCATCGGTTGGTGCACAGACACTGCTAGATGTTGAGGTGGCTGGTTTGAAATCAGTGGGTACAGATGAGGAGCAGAGCGTTTGTTAAAAGGGGGCTGAGAGTTGAACTTGTTAGTGCTGCACCCTGATTTGTCAGCGCGTGTTATTAAACATTTCTGAACCACTTCACAGAAAGCAGAGGCCGCTGCCGTCCCTAGCATCTCCCACCATCCCGAGCCCCTTGCCGAGACAGTGCCCGCTGCTGTCGACGTTACTGTAAAAACTGTAGGGCCGCTGAGCCCCGATGAGGCTCCCGCAGCTCCGTACAGCCAGCCGAGCCCCAACCCTGAGGCCGGCTCTCTCAGGAGAACTCCTCCTGAGCTAGCCCCTCAGAGCACCACCCCAGAGCCTCTGCAGTCTGGAATGGCCAGTCCAGAACCAAAGGTATCCCATCTGATCGTCACGGGGCGCTCCGCGGCCTGGCCCGACCCGGCTCGGCTCAGCTCGGTCTGAcctcctgtgctgctgctgctgctgctgctgcctgtctaCCTTCATACCTCCTGCTGCCgcgcttctctctctccttctgcccTGCATGTCTGCTGGCCACAGCGCTGCCCGGAAGAgacagagatgtgtgtgtgggaataagtgtgtgtgtgtgcgcgtgtgtgtgcgcaaatGCTGGTAAGCAACAGTGGGACTTGAAGATAATGGCTGCAGTGAAATGCctccatgtggaggagcagcggagctccTGCGACCGGCACTGTTGCTTATCTTCTTTGCATGGCTGCAACATGTTTGCCTCATCTGCTGGTAACTCCTAGAAGTAGatttgtgtgtgcagtatttATCAGGAttgtttctttgtaaaagtaTCGATTAATTTTCTAACCATTTCATGCTCTCTGCCTTGTGTAGAACCACAGGCAGGTAACCTCAGGTCATGTAGCGCCTGAGCAGAAGTGCCTGATTTGGGTGGAAAATTGATGGTTACTTCTtgaatgtggggtttttttcacacatttatttactttttgtaCAGCGGTTTTGTGCTCGTATTGTTAAAAATTGTTCTCCATGTTATGTTGCTCTCAGTTGCACCAGGACAGTGGGATATTTTGTCTTGTTGTTGGTGCATAATTGCAAGtgcaaaaaaagcaaagaaaccaCAAAGTATTGAACAAGATGTCACAGAGAAACCTTAACTGAGGTAGCATACAGATTCAACATAGCCTGTAAACCACAGTCTTATGTTTCAGCAGCAGGGACAAAGAAAATGAATCCCACGGTTTTGTTGCATCATTCAccaactttgtttttgtactttgaGTGTTTAATTTGCAGTGGTGTCTTCTGATGTGTATAAGCCGCAATATCTGGCCGTTCTGcacctctttttttaatctaatgttATCTGACTAGTAACCCCTCCCTCTCAGTTTCTCTATTTCAGGTCTTTTCCTTCTCATTTCCTTCTCTGCAATAATTTCCGacttgtttgaatgttttttttctttcatttcttcttttaacaAATTTTATACACATTCAATTTTTCAAATTACGTTTTGTGTATCTGTGCAGCAAGGAGTGGGTCCTTAACCTTTGCCTCTGTTCTGTATTTGTTTGCCAGATGTTTCAGAAGGATCCATACAGCACAGACAACGGCGGGAGAGTGGGTCACAGTATGAAGCCAATGGCCTACAGTCCCCAGCAGGGATACCACCCCGACCAGCAGTCCTACAGAGATTACGACCACCCGCCCAGCCGCTACGACGTCAGCAGCAGTGGCGTGAGCAGCGGAGGCGGCGGCTACCCAGAACCAAAGTACCGGAACTTTGACTCGAGCGCACCGTTTGAGAACAGTGTGCCTCACCTCGACCAGCAGCAGTGGAGTCCCTACAGCCAGACGCTCTCCACCGCCAACTCCCAGGCCTATGATCCCCGTTTGCCTTACAGCGATGGCCCCGAGTCCCAGTACACTCCCCCCCTGCGCTACGACGAGCCCCCGCCTCACCACGGCTTCGACGGACGGCCTCGCTACGGCAAGCCGACGGGCCCGGGGCCCGCCCGCTTCGACGACCCTCCCGCCCCGATGTCCGATGTGCGCTACGACCCGGACTCTCATCTGAACGCGTACCCGGCGGCCGGCCGCTCCCCCGAGCCCCCCGGCCAGCGGCCCGCCTACGGCCAGGGGCCGGCGTCGCAGCAGAAAGGCTACAAGCCGCAGCAGTATGACCCCGCCCACGTGAACTCCGACGGCAGCCCCACGCCTCCCGCTAAAGCCGACGCCCCCTCGCCCTCGCACATGGACGCTTTGAAACCCCAGTCCGCCAGGAACGAGCCGCACGAGGAGGACCCCGCCATGCGGCCGCAGTCGGTCCTGACCAGGGTCAAGATGTTTGAGAACAAACGCTCCGTGTCCGTGGACAGAGCCAGAGACGCAGGGGATTTATCTGGAAACAGGGTAAACTGCTTCACTTCTACATTCGCTCAACTTCTTAAAGAAAAATAGCGTCATGACTTGATGAAACATTCCTTGTTCTATTATCACTTCTGTTAATAATAAGTCTCATTGTTTTGTTGACACCAGGCAGCTGATTTACCCTTGAAAACGGGTGGAGTAATCCCAAAGGCAAATTCTCTGAGCAACCTGGATCAGGAGAAGACCTTTAGGTGAGcctgctgtgatgtttctgtttttatctgtttgggaaaaaaaatttaaaaaatcaacTTGTACATTTTCCATCATTTACATTTTGGCTGTTATATTTTTCCCCCcggtctccagagcaccagagccTCAGAAGCCTCAGTCTAAGGTGGCTGATGACATCGTGCGCTCCAACCATTACGACCCCGATGAAGACGAAGATTATTACAGGAAGCAGCTGTCTTACTTTGACAGACTTCAGACGGGCCCCAATAAACCTCAAGCACAAGCAGGCCACGGCTATCCCAGGTGAAACGCAGGCCCGCTCATATTTTTATACAAGCAGGAAGCATTGTTTATCATCTTTTATGGCTGCACACATCTCAATGTTATTGTCGTATATATTTAACTGTTTGTCACTGAAGGTCCGACTCGTTGGACAAACCAAACCCGGCTGAGAAAAAATACGAAGCGGTTCCCCAGGTGACGCCCACTCTGCCACCAGCCACGCTGCCCAAACCCTCGCCCGAAGGTAAACGTTTTGTGAAGATGGATTTGTGTTCTGTGACGTATTATCAATCTGTTTTGATTGACCGGTGTGGCTCGCTCCTCAGCCAAGCCTCCGGGCCGGGAGGACACAGTCCAGACCAACTTCCTGCCTCACAAGAGCTTCCCCGAGAAGTCTCCGGTCAACGGCACAAGCGAGCAGCCTCCGAAGGCGGTCACCAGCACCGGGGCTCCACCGGCGTCCAGCTACAACCGCTACACGCCCAAGCCCTTCACCACCTCCGCCAGGCCTTTTGCTCGCATGTTCGACAGTCCCAAGTTCAACCACAACCTTCTGCCCAACGACAAGCCTGAGACAGCACCGAAGGTACAGACGCTCCTGTTACGGGAGAGCAGAGAGAGTTTTACTGATCGGAATTATTCGGTACttgttttatcttttatgtAAAGATTAAGTGTCAAATGATCGAAATGAGACTGTTTTAATACAGAATCGAACACAAAAACTTTTATTAGACAAGATGTGGCAGTAAAATATTCCTGAGTCAAAGTGAGACACCGTCTCCCTTGTGTTGGGCGCAGGGCGGCAGCTCCAGTCCAGTGAAGCTCCAGATTTCCCCTCAGCCCCAGAACACAGACCACGACAGCGGCCTGGACACTTTCACACGCACCGTGGACCACCGCTCCAAATACCAGCACAACAACGTCAATGCCGTGCCTAAAGCCATCCCCGTGAGGTAACCAGCCCGCCCTCATTACGCTTTAAATTCCATGCAcctgctttaaaaaagaaaaaaaaaaaaaacgagcgcCAGTGTGACAGTTCCGACACTCCGCCCCGCAGCCCCACCGCCCTGGACGACGACGAAGATGAAGACGAGGGACACACGGTGGTCGCCACAGCCCGTGGTATCTTCAACTCCAACGGTGGCGTCCTGAGCTCCATCGAGACAGGTGTCAGCATAATTATCCCGCAGGGCGCCATCCCTGACGGCGTGGAACAGGAGATCTACTTCAAGGTCTGTCGAGACAACAGCATCCTGCCCCCACTCGACAAGGAGAAAGGTAACTTATCAGGGAGAAGCTCCAGGGGAATTCTTCATTCACCTCTAAATTAACTTGATGCAATTTgctcttttttaatttgtgtgttttagagtTTAATCATAacaaagtccttttttttattattattatataaaaTTTGAACCCTGTTAACATTATTGTGTTGAGTGTCTGACtgagtgtgtcgctgtgtgttgtgttgtgttgtatttgtgtctgtgtctgcagggGAGACGCTGCTCAGCCCTCTGGTGATGTGCGGACCTCACGGCCTCAAGTTTTTGAAGCCCGTGGAGCTGCGCCTGCCTCACTGTGCGTCAATGACCCCTGATGGTTGGTCTTTTGCTCTAAAATCCTCCGACTCCTCGTCGGGTACGCTGTGCTCTCTCTGTTCTTCGGGGTCGTTTGGGCTGGCTGTGTGACAaattgaggggttttttttttttgggtcacTGTTAAATCAGCTTTTACCCCTAGTTTTGATTGTTGTCTTTGTAATCAAACATTTAATTAAGCCTGAAATCAGTTGTGATTCGATGATATCTTGATCAATCTAGGGGGGAAAATCTGCTTTTTCTCGTAATGATAGCTTTGGTTTGATTCATTTTCATAATTCCTGACTGGTTAACTT comes from the Salarias fasciatus chromosome 1, fSalaFa1.1, whole genome shotgun sequence genome and includes:
- the tjp1a gene encoding tight junction protein ZO-1 isoform X7; translation: MEETVIWEQHTVTLHRAPGFGFGIAISGGRDNPHFQSGETSIVISDVLKGGPAEGLLQENDRVVMVNAVSMDNVEHAYAVQQLRKSGKNAKITIRRKRKVQIPVSRPGDRETMSEHEEDSDDEDGYEHRGGQSAYGGASGGTGRRPERERSSSGRRDHSASRERSVSPRSDRRSQASSAPPRPSKVTLVKSRKNEEYGLRLASHIFVKDISPESLAARDGNIQEGDVVLKINGTVTENLSLIDAKKLIERSKGKLKMVVQRDERATLLNIPDLDDSIPSANNSDRDDISEIHSLTSDHSNRSHGRGSRSRSPDRPEISDHLRHSPRQISNGSLRGRDEERVSKPGAMSTPVKTSDDGVLSQASDQASSRDDKQLPPLPEPKPVYAQPGQPDVDLPVSPSDAPVPSAGHDDSILRPSMKLVKFKKGESVGLRLAGGNDVGIFVAGVLEDSPAAKEGLEEGDQILRVNNVDFANIIREEAVLFLLDLPRGEEVTILAQKKKDVYRKIVESDVGDSFYIRTHFEYEKESPYGLSFNKGEVFRVVDTLYNGKLGSWLAIRIGKNHQEVERGIIPNKNRAEQLSSVQYTLPKTPGGDRADFWRFRGLRSSKRNLRKSREDLSAQPVQTKFPAYERVVLREAGFLRPVVIFGPIADVAREKLAREEPDVFELAKTQQPQGGEKSEPRDAGTDQKSSGIIRLHTIKQIIDRDKHAVLDITPNAVDRLNYAQWYPIVVFLNPDTKQGVKNMRTRLCPESRKSARKLYERALKLRKNNHHLFTTTINLNSMNDGWFGALKESIQQQQNQLVWVSEGKADGAAEDDLDIHDDRLSYLSAPGSEYSMYSTDSRHTSDYEDTDTEGGAYTDQELDETLNDDVGPPPEPAITRSSEPVREDPPVIQEPPGYAVYPHSVQPDPLNRIDPAGFKAPAPQQKAEAAAVPSISHHPEPLAETVPAAVDVTVKTVGPLSPDEAPAAPYSQPSPNPEAGSLRRTPPELAPQSTTPEPLQSGMASPEPKMFQKDPYSTDNGGRVGHSMKPMAYSPQQGYHPDQQSYRDYDHPPSRYDVSSSGVSSGGGGYPEPKYRNFDSSAPFENSVPHLDQQQWSPYSQTLSTANSQAYDPRLPYSDGPESQYTPPLRYDEPPPHHGFDGRPRYGKPTGPGPARFDDPPAPMSDVRYDPDSHLNAYPAAGRSPEPPGQRPAYGQGPASQQKGYKPQQYDPAHVNSDGSPTPPAKADAPSPSHMDALKPQSARNEPHEEDPAMRPQSVLTRVKMFENKRSVSVDRARDAGDLSGNRAADLPLKTGGVIPKANSLSNLDQEKTFRAPEPQKPQSKVADDIVRSNHYDPDEDEDYYRKQLSYFDRLQTGPNKPQAQAGHGYPRSDSLDKPNPAEKKYEAVPQVTPTLPPATLPKPSPEAKPPGREDTVQTNFLPHKSFPEKSPVNGTSEQPPKAVTSTGAPPASSYNRYTPKPFTTSARPFARMFDSPKFNHNLLPNDKPETAPKGGSSSPVKLQISPQPQNTDHDSGLDTFTRTVDHRSKYQHNNVNAVPKAIPVSPTALDDDEDEDEGHTVVATARGIFNSNGGVLSSIETGVSIIIPQGAIPDGVEQEIYFKVCRDNSILPPLDKEKGETLLSPLVMCGPHGLKFLKPVELRLPHCASMTPDGWSFALKSSDSSSGDPKSWQNKSLPGDPNYLVGANCVSVLIDHF
- the tjp1a gene encoding tight junction protein ZO-1 isoform X6, translated to MSSKASNKSAAMEETVIWEQHTVTLHRAPGFGFGIAISGGRDNPHFQSGETSIVISDVLKGGPAEGLLQENDRVVMVNAVSMDNVEHAYAVQQLRKSGKNAKITIRRKRKVQIPVSRPGDRETMSEHEEDSDDEDGYEHRGGQSAYGGASGGTGRRPERERSSSGRRDHSASRERSVSPRSDRRSQASSAPPRPSKVTLVKSRKNEEYGLRLASHIFVKDISPESLAARDGNIQEGDVVLKINGTVTENLSLIDAKKLIERSKGKLKMVVQRDERATLLNIPDLDDSIPSANNSDRDDISEIHSLTSDHSNRSHGRGSRSRSPDRPEISDHLRHSPRQISNGSLRGRDEERVSKPGAMSTPVKTSDDGVLSQASDQASSRDDKQLPPLPEPKPVYAQPGQPDVDLPVSPSDAPVPSAGHDDSILRPSMKLVKFKKGESVGLRLAGGNDVGIFVAGVLEDSPAAKEGLEEGDQILRVNNVDFANIIREEAVLFLLDLPRGEEVTILAQKKKDVYRKIVESDVGDSFYIRTHFEYEKESPYGLSFNKGEVFRVVDTLYNGKLGSWLAIRIGKNHQEVERGIIPNKNRAEQLSSVQYTLPKTPGGDRADFWRFRGLRSSKRNLRKSREDLSAQPVQTKFPAYERVVLREAGFLRPVVIFGPIADVAREKLAREEPDVFELAKTQQPQGGEKSEPRDAGTDQKSSGIIRLHTIKQIIDRDKHAVLDITPNAVDRLNYAQWYPIVVFLNPDTKQGVKNMRTRLCPESRKSARKLYERALKLRKNNHHLFTTTINLNSMNDGWFGALKESIQQQQNQLVWVSEGKADGAAEDDLDIHDDRLSYLSAPGSEYSMYSTDSRHTSDYEDTDTEGGAYTDQELDETLNDDVGPPPEPAITRSSEPVREDPPVIQEPPGYAVYPHSVQPDPLNRIDPAGFKAPAPQQKAEAAAVPSISHHPEPLAETVPAAVDVTVKTVGPLSPDEAPAAPYSQPSPNPEAGSLRRTPPELAPQSTTPEPLQSGMASPEPKMFQKDPYSTDNGGRVGHSMKPMAYSPQQGYHPDQQSYRDYDHPPSRYDVSSSGVSSGGGGYPEPKYRNFDSSAPFENSVPHLDQQQWSPYSQTLSTANSQAYDPRLPYSDGPESQYTPPLRYDEPPPHHGFDGRPRYGKPTGPGPARFDDPPAPMSDVRYDPDSHLNAYPAAGRSPEPPGQRPAYGQGPASQQKGYKPQQYDPAHVNSDGSPTPPAKADAPSPSHMDALKPQSARNEPHEEDPAMRPQSVLTRVKMFENKRSVSVDRARDAGDLSGNRAADLPLKTGGVIPKANSLSNLDQEKTFRAPEPQKPQSKVADDIVRSNHYDPDEDEDYYRKQLSYFDRLQTGPNKPQAQAGHGYPRSDSLDKPNPAEKKYEAVPQVTPTLPPATLPKPSPEAKPPGREDTVQTNFLPHKSFPEKSPVNGTSEQPPKAVTSTGAPPASSYNRYTPKPFTTSARPFARMFDSPKFNHNLLPNDKPETAPKGGSSSPVKLQISPQPQNTDHDSGLDTFTRTVDHRSKYQHNNVNAVPKAIPVSPTALDDDEDEDEGHTVVATARGIFNSNGGVLSSIETGVSIIIPQGAIPDGVEQEIYFKVCRDNSILPPLDKEKGETLLSPLVMCGPHGLKFLKPVELRLPHCASMTPDGWSFALKSSDSSSGDPKSWQNKSLPGDPNYLVGANCVSVLIDHF